Proteins from a genomic interval of Bacteroidales bacterium:
- a CDS encoding DUF1080 domain-containing protein — protein sequence HYGYEVQIDNKPELSGEDEYHYSGTLYSLTKPLAKPCKPGPEWNTYEITLDGLRTIVYVNGVKVTDYTEGQAVPDRKFDFEPVRGPRPDSGYFGIQNHSDNDVVFFKEIAIKPLKK from the coding sequence CATTACGGTTATGAGGTACAGATCGACAATAAACCGGAACTCTCGGGGGAAGATGAATACCATTACTCGGGAACGCTCTATTCCCTTACCAAACCACTGGCAAAACCCTGTAAACCCGGCCCTGAATGGAATACATACGAAATCACCCTCGACGGACTCCGCACCATTGTGTATGTGAATGGTGTGAAGGTTACCGACTATACAGAAGGACAGGCGGTACCGGATCGCAAATTCGATTTTGAACCTGTTCGCGGTCCCCGGCCTGACTCAGGGTATTTCGGTATCCAGAACCATAGCGATAACGACGTAGTTTTCTTTAAAGAAATTGCCATTAAGCCTTTGAAAAAATAA
- a CDS encoding Gfo/Idh/MocA family oxidoreductase, whose protein sequence is MKTKVSRRRFLQTGTAAVGGLVAAGSIPLKAEAPAFSAKKVPPGERLRFGIIGVGMQGSGLLANAISLPGVECVAAADLYDGRHVLAKEITGNPALFTTRDYRKILDRKDIDCIIAAVPDHWHRKIVVDACDAGKDVYIEKPMSHKVSDGFDMVEAARRNNRIVMVGSQRVSSTLCAKAREMYQNGAIGEVSMIELTLGRNDPTGAWQYPPPPDLSPQTLDWDTWLNGAPKIPFDPYRFARWRCWKEYGTGVAGDLMVHLISGMLFTLGWNEVPRSASSLGGIFRWKDGRNMPDLHTVLFDYHGIPVYVRLGLGTETQELARFMGPKGILDLGEFSLRYAPQPGIDLAPSYYAAGFPSKLRAEYEEKWYKENAPAPGKEPLYDEVFYRGHDYDDMKPHLLAFFEAVKSRQPVVEDAVFGNHAALACHMANESYFRQKPVFWDESSRSIRD, encoded by the coding sequence ATGAAAACCAAAGTATCCCGCCGCCGGTTTCTGCAAACCGGTACGGCTGCTGTCGGAGGACTGGTCGCCGCCGGCAGCATACCCCTGAAAGCTGAAGCACCGGCATTCTCTGCAAAAAAAGTTCCTCCTGGTGAGCGTCTGCGATTCGGCATTATTGGTGTCGGCATGCAAGGCTCCGGGTTGCTGGCAAATGCCATCAGCCTTCCCGGAGTGGAATGCGTTGCAGCAGCTGATCTTTACGATGGACGGCATGTGCTTGCCAAAGAAATTACCGGAAACCCGGCGCTTTTTACAACCCGTGATTACAGGAAAATTCTCGACCGAAAAGACATTGACTGCATCATTGCCGCCGTTCCCGACCACTGGCACCGGAAAATTGTTGTCGACGCCTGCGATGCCGGCAAGGATGTGTACATCGAAAAACCTATGTCGCATAAGGTATCAGACGGCTTCGATATGGTGGAAGCAGCCCGCAGGAACAACCGCATCGTAATGGTGGGCTCGCAGCGTGTAAGCTCCACTTTGTGCGCCAAAGCACGGGAAATGTATCAGAACGGCGCCATCGGTGAAGTGTCGATGATCGAACTGACCCTGGGGCGTAACGATCCTACAGGAGCATGGCAGTATCCTCCTCCTCCCGACCTTTCGCCGCAGACACTTGACTGGGATACCTGGCTGAACGGCGCTCCAAAAATTCCATTCGATCCGTACCGTTTTGCCCGCTGGAGATGCTGGAAAGAATACGGTACGGGCGTAGCCGGCGACCTGATGGTGCACCTTATCAGCGGTATGCTGTTTACTCTCGGATGGAACGAAGTTCCCAGGTCCGCCTCTTCCCTCGGAGGTATCTTCCGCTGGAAAGACGGTCGGAATATGCCCGATTTGCATACGGTTCTCTTCGATTACCATGGAATTCCGGTCTATGTGCGGCTCGGACTGGGAACTGAAACCCAGGAACTGGCAAGGTTTATGGGACCAAAAGGAATTCTCGACCTCGGAGAGTTCAGCCTGCGCTATGCTCCCCAGCCGGGAATTGACCTCGCCCCCAGTTATTATGCAGCCGGATTCCCTTCAAAACTCCGCGCCGAATACGAGGAAAAATGGTACAAGGAAAATGCCCCGGCACCAGGAAAGGAACCCCTTTACGATGAAGTATTTTACCGCGGACATGATTATGACGACATGAAACCCCACCTGCTGGCCTTCTTTGAAGCCGTGAAATCACGACAGCCTGTTGTGGAAGATGCCGTTTTTGGAAACCATGCCGCCCTGGCCTGCCACATGGCCAACGAATCATACTTCAGGCAAAAGCCCGTATTCTGGGATGAATCTTCCCGATCCATCCGCGATTGA